From one Culex quinquefasciatus strain JHB chromosome 3, VPISU_Cqui_1.0_pri_paternal, whole genome shotgun sequence genomic stretch:
- the LOC6033499 gene encoding ATP synthase subunit alpha, mitochondrial, with protein sequence MSMLSARFAAQVARQLPRTASQVAKIAVPAVQVAARNLHVSAANRGAEISSILEERILGSAPKADLEETGRVLSIGDGIARVYGLKNIQADEMVEFSSGLKGMALNLEPDNVGVVVFGNDKLIKEGDIVKRTGAIVDVPVGDEILGRVVDALGNAIDGKGEIKTGQRFRVGIKAPGIIPRVSVREPMQTGIKAVDSLVPIGRGQRELIIGDRQTGKTALAIDTIINQKRFNDGQDESKKLYCIYVAIGQKRSTVAQIVKRLTDSGAMGYTIIVSATASDAAPLQYLAPYSGCAMGEYFRDNGKHALIIYDDLSKQAVAYRQMSLLLRRPPGREAYPGDVFYLHSRLLERAAKMNPTLGGGSLTALPVIETQAGDVSAYIPTNVISITDGQIFLETELFYKGIRPAINVGLSVSRVGSAAQTKAMKQVAGSMKLELAQYREVAAFAQFGSDLDAATQQLLNRGVRLTELLKQGQYVPMAIEEQVAVIYCGVRGFLDKMDPGKITAFEREFLAHVKTNEKALLQTIASEGKISDETEAKLKGIVTSFMSTFSG encoded by the exons ATGTCGATGCTATCTGCTCGTTTCGCCGCCCAGGTGGCCCGCCAGCTGCCGAGGACCGCTAGCCAG GTTGCCAAGATCGCCGTGCCGGCCGTCCAGGTCGCCGCCCGCAACCTGCATGTGTCGGCCGCGAACCGCGGTGCCGAGATCTCCTCGATCCTGGAGGAGCGCATCCTGGGCTCGGCCCCGAAGGCTGATCTGGAGGAAACTGGACGCGTGTTGAGCATCGGTGACGGTATCGCCCGTGTGTACGGTCTGAAGAACATCCAGGCCGACGAGATGGTGGAGTTCTCGTCCGGACTTAAG GGTATGGCCCTTAACTTGGAGCCCGACAACGTCGGTGTGGTCGTGTTCGGTAACGACAAGCTGATCAAGGAGGGTGACATTGTCAAGCGTACCGGTGCCATCGTCGACGTCCCGGTCGGTGACGAGATCCTGGGTCGCGTCGTTGACGCTCTGGGAAATGCCATTGATGGCAAGGGTGAAATTAAGACCGGCCAGCGTTTCCGTGTCGGTATCAAGGCCCCGGGTATCATCCCGCGTGTGTCTGTGCGCGAGCCCATGCAGACCGGCATCAAGGCCGTCGACTCGCTGGTGCCGATCGGTCGTGGACAGCGTGAGCTGATCATTGGCGATCGTCAGACTGG TAAGACTGCTCTGGCTATCGATACCATCATCAACCAGAAGCGTTTCAACGACGGTCAGGACGAGTCGAAGAAGCTGTACTGTATCTACGTCGCCATCGGTCAGAAGCGTTCGACCGTGGCCCAGATTGTGAAGCGTCTGACCGATTCCGGTGCTATGGGCTACACCATCATCGTGTCCGCCACCGCTTCGGATGCCGCTCCGCTGCAGTACCTGGCCCCGTACTCGGGTTGCGCCATGGGAGAGTACTTCCGTGACAACGGCAAGCACGCCCTCATCATCTACGACGATTTGTCCAAGCAGGCCGTCGCTTACCGTCAGATGTCGCTGCTGCTGCGTCGTCCCCCGGGTCGTGAGGCCTACCCCGGTGATGTGTTCTATCTTCACTCGCGTCTGCTGGAGCGTGCGGCCAAGATGAACCCGACCCTCGGCGGTGGCTCGCTGACTGCCCTGCCGGTCATTGAGACCCAGGCTGGTGATGTGTCCGCCTACATTCCAACCAACGTCATCTCCATCACGGACGGACAGATCTTCTTGGAAACCGAGTTGTTCTACAAGGGTATCCGGCCGGCCATTAACGTCGGTCTGTCTGTGTCCCGTGTCGGGTCCGCTGCCCAGACCAAGGCCATGAAGCAGGTCGCCGGTTCCATGAAGCTGGAGTTGGCCCAGTACCGTGAGGTTGCCGCCTTCGCCCAGTTCGGTTCCGATCTTGATGCTGCCACCCAGCAGCTGCTGAACCGTGGTGTCCGTCTGACCGAGCTGCTCAAGCAGGGCCAGTACGTGCCAATGGCCATCGAAGAGCAGGTCGCCGTCATCTACTGCGGTGTCCGAGGCTTCCTCGACAAGATGGACCCCGGCAAGATCACTGCCTTCGAGCGCGAGTTCCTGGCTCACGTCAAGACCAACGAGAAGGCGCTTCTGCAGACGATCGCGTCCGAGGGCAAGATCTCCGACGAAACCGAGGCCAAGCTGAAGGGCATCGTCACCAGCTTCATGTCGACGTTCAGCGGCTAA
- the LOC119769196 gene encoding uncharacterized protein LOC119769196 yields MEVSEKKCKLISFYRIRSPNLAEYNMGRSTLERAHSIVDLGITIDCKMEFNQHVSISVAKSYAMLGFLRRNAAGFIDVRVLKTLYFSLVRSVLEYAVPVWAPYYVVHQQKIESIQRRLVRL; encoded by the coding sequence ATGGAAGTGAGCGAGAAAAAGTGCAAGCTGATCTCGTTCTACAGGATTCGGAGTCCAAATCTTGCGGAGTACAACATGGGCCGATCCACACTCGAACGCGCTCACTCCATCGTGGACTTGGGTATCACGATTGACTGCAAGATGGAATTCAACCAGCACGTCTCCATCTCCGTGGCCAAATCGTACGCTATGCTCGGTTTCCTTCGAAGAAATGCTGCTGGTTTCATCGACGTGAGGGTCCTCAAAACACTGTACTTCTCGCTAGTTCGCAGTGTGTTGGAGTACGCCGTACCGGTGTGGGCGCCGTATTACGTCGTCCATCAGCAGAAGATCGAGAGTATCCAGCGTCGGCTCGTAAGGTTGTGA